Proteins encoded in a region of the Anguilla anguilla isolate fAngAng1 chromosome 10, fAngAng1.pri, whole genome shotgun sequence genome:
- the adora2aa gene encoding adenosine A2a receptor a has protein sequence MPGDPAFSPTMLTGASLIYIILELVIAVLAVLGNVLVCWAVCLNSNLQSITNFFVVSLAVADIAVGVLAIPFSITISTGFCAHFYGCLFIACFVLVLTQSSIFSLLAIAIDRYIAIKIPLRYNGLVTGQRAKGIIAICWVLSIIIGLTPMLGWNKYTKPTNSTCPTGMRECLFEEVVVMDYMVYFNFFACVLVPLVLMLGIYLRIFMAARHQLKLIELKAVHGEKSRSTLQKEVHAAKSLAIIVGLFAVCWLPLHIINCFTLFCPECARPSVWIMYLAIILSHANSVVNPFIYAYRIREFRQTFRRIIHRHVLGRPEHFEAGGSTRTSTRTSMVDVCSTKVNGFTLDSYAEHSSCSSGVGAGGSVPGVPPDSDSAQNTARGSPDMSTVPGAMLSQPGFVPKIHIVEVPLSSQPPQQPHVVGRTLQNGGKRHPSPGSEIMEVKESKELSAAKQVKSLFLKQTDHCPELTQVS, from the exons ATGCCTGGTGACCCCGCCTTCTCCCCCACCATGCTGACTGGTGCATCTCTAATCTACATTATACTAGAGCTGGTGATTGCGGTGCTGGCCGTGCTGGGCAACGTGCTGGTCTGTTGGGCAGTGTGCCTCAATAGCAACCTGCAGAGCATCACCAACTTCTTTGTGGTTTCCTTGGCGGTGGCTGACATTGCTGTGGGCGTGCTGGCAATACCCTTCTCCATCACCATCAGCACGGGATTCTGTGCCCACTTCTACGGCTGCCTCTTCATCGCCTGCTTCGTTCTGGTGCTCACGCAGAGTTCCATCTTCAGCCTCCTTGCCATTGCCATTGACCGCTACATTGCCATCAAGATCCCCTTGCG gtaCAACGGTTTAGTGACGGGCCAGCGGGCCAAGGGGATCATCGCCATTTGCTGGGTGCTGTCCATAATCATCGGCCTGACGCCCATGCTTGGCTGGAACAAATATACCAAACCCACCAACAGCACCTGCCCCACAGGCATGAGGGAGTGCCTGTTTGAGGAAGTGGTCGTCATGGACTACATGGTCTATTTCAACTTCTTTGCCTGCGTGCTGGTGCCCCTGGTACTAATGCTGGGCATCTACCTGCGCATCTTCATGGCGGCCCGGCACCAGCTGAAGCTGATTGAACTGAAGGCTGTGCACGGGGAGAAATCGCGCTCCACCCTGCAGAAGGAGGTCCACGCTGCCAAGTCCCTGGCCATCATCGTGGGGCTCTTTGCCGTCTGCTGGCTCCCGCTTCACATAATCAACTGCTTCACGCTCTTCTGCCCGGAATGCGCTCGCCCCAGTGTCTGGATTATGTACCTGGCCATCATCCTGTCCCACGCGAACTCGGTGGTCAACCCGTTCATCTACGCCTACCGCATCCGCGAGTTCCGCCAGACCTTCCGCAGGATCATCCACCGCCACGTGCTGGGACGGCCCGAACACTTTGAGGCCGGCGGCAGCACCCGCACGTCCACCCGCACCAGTATGGTCGACGTCTGCTCCACCAAGGTGAACGGGTTCACCCTGGACTCGTACGCCGagcacagcagctgcagcagcggcGTTGGCGCTGGAGGCAGTGTGCCCGGGGTCCCCCCCGACTCAGACAGCGCCCAGAATACTGCCAGAGGAAGCCCGGACATGAGCACCGTGCCAGGCGCCATGCTTTCCCAGCCAGGGTTCGTCCCCAAAATTCACATTGTGGaagtccctctctcctcccaacCGCCACAGCAGCCGCATGTCGTGGGACGCACCTTGCAGAATGGGGGCAAGCGCCACCCTTCTCCGGGGTCAGAGATTATGGAGGTCAAGGAGAGCAAGGAGCTCTCCGCTGCCAAACAAGTAAAATCACTGTTCCTTAAACAGACAGACCACTGTCCGGAGCTCACACAGGTGTCATGA
- the LOC118237379 gene encoding uncharacterized protein C22orf15 isoform X2, whose translation MFVTVQFGECVDLVDKTGELVNLSDREQSAERANYLLRERHTYVLIRVTRGDGTEGHKYEPLLKDLGKNYPELADLLKKLSNPQKERDKRSLSRRGWPQRDTSTNQSSRSKRAASPKKSGAVTLRN comes from the exons ATGTTTGTCACAGTGCAGTTTGGCG agtGTGTGGACTTAGTGGACAAGACAGGGGAGCTGGTGAACTTGAGTGACAGAGAGCAGTCTGCAGAGAGGGCAAACTATCTACTGAGGGAGAGGCATACCTACGTACTCATTCGAGTCACCA GGGGCGATGGAACGGAGGGTCATAAATACGAGCCTCTTCTGAAAGACCTGGGGAAGAATTACCCAGAGTTAGCAG ACCTTCTGAAGAAGCTGTCAAACCCCCAAAAGGAGAGGGACAAGAGGAGCCTCTCTAGGAGGGGGTGGCCACAGAGGGACACCTCCACCAATCAGTCATCGAGGAGCAAACGTGCCGCCAGCCCCAAGAAGAGTGGCGCTGTCACACTCAGGAACTGA
- the LOC118237379 gene encoding uncharacterized protein C22orf15 isoform X1 — MFVTVQFGEGHSEIFNTNCRVINFIHCLKERCSLDPEECVDLVDKTGELVNLSDREQSAERANYLLRERHTYVLIRVTRGDGTEGHKYEPLLKDLGKNYPELADLLKKLSNPQKERDKRSLSRRGWPQRDTSTNQSSRSKRAASPKKSGAVTLRN; from the exons ATGTTTGTCACAGTGCAGTTTGGCG AAGGTCACTCagaaatatttaatacaaaCTGCAGGGTCATAAATTTCATCCACTGCTTGAAGGAGCGATGCAGTCTGGATCCTGAAG agtGTGTGGACTTAGTGGACAAGACAGGGGAGCTGGTGAACTTGAGTGACAGAGAGCAGTCTGCAGAGAGGGCAAACTATCTACTGAGGGAGAGGCATACCTACGTACTCATTCGAGTCACCA GGGGCGATGGAACGGAGGGTCATAAATACGAGCCTCTTCTGAAAGACCTGGGGAAGAATTACCCAGAGTTAGCAG ACCTTCTGAAGAAGCTGTCAAACCCCCAAAAGGAGAGGGACAAGAGGAGCCTCTCTAGGAGGGGGTGGCCACAGAGGGACACCTCCACCAATCAGTCATCGAGGAGCAAACGTGCCGCCAGCCCCAAGAAGAGTGGCGCTGTCACACTCAGGAACTGA